CCAGCGTGAGGCCCAGGATGCGCGAGACGACGTAGATGCCGACCAGGAGGAAAAAGCCCAGCAGCATCTGGAAGGCCCGCGTGCCCGCGAACACCAGCAGGATGCGGTAGATGACGGCGGCGACGAGGAGCACCTCCACCACGTCGCGCCACCCGGGCGCCAGGAAGGCGATGCGGTCGATCAGCGCGCCCACGCCGCCCCCGCCTGGAAGATGGCGTCGGCCACGTCCAGCGCCTCGCGCGCCGCGCGGACCTCGTGCACGCGGAAGATGCGGGCGCCGCGCGCCAGCCCCGCCACGCACGCCCCCACCGTCCCCGCGTCGCGCCCCGAAGCCTCCACGCCGCCCAGCAGCGCGCCGATGAACGCCTTGCGGCTGGGCCCCAGCAGCACCGGCCGCCCCAGCCGCTCGGCGATGACGTCCAGCCGCGCGATCAGCTCCAGGTTCTGCGCCGCCGTCTTGGCGAAGCCGATCCCCGGGTCGACCACGATCCGCTCGGGGGCGACGCCGGCGTCCACCGCCCGCGCCAGCCGCGGCTCCAGCTCGTCGGCAACCTCGGCCGCCACGTCGCGGTAGCCGATCAGCGTCTGCATCGTTTCCGGCGTGCCGCGCATGTGCATCAGCACCAGCCCGGCGCCGGAGTCGGCCACCACGGCCGCCATCTCCGGATCCGCCAGCGCGGAAACGTCGTTGATGGCGTCCGCGCCCTCGGCCAGCACCGCGCGCGCGACCGCCGCCTTGCGCGTGTCGACGGTGACGGGAACGCCCAGCTCCGCCTTCACCGCGCGCAGCACGGGAAGGATGCGCGCGATCTCCTCGTCCGCCTGCACCGGCGCGGCGCCGGGACGGGTGGACTCGCCGCCCAGGTCCAGCGCGTGCGCGCCGTCGGCCACCAGCTGGCGGGCGCGCGCGAAGGCGGGGGCCACCGCGTGGAAGCGGCCCCCGTCGCTGAAGCTGTCGGGCGTCACGTTCAGCACGCCGACCACCACGGGGCGCTCCAGCGAGAGCGTCCGTCCGCGGATGCGCCAG
The nucleotide sequence above comes from Longimicrobium sp.. Encoded proteins:
- the folP gene encoding dihydropteroate synthase yields the protein MLTAANPGTWRIRGRTLSLERPVVVGVLNVTPDSFSDGGRFHAVAPAFARARQLVADGAHALDLGGESTRPGAAPVQADEEIARILPVLRAVKAELGVPVTVDTRKAAVARAVLAEGADAINDVSALADPEMAAVVADSGAGLVLMHMRGTPETMQTLIGYRDVAAEVADELEPRLARAVDAGVAPERIVVDPGIGFAKTAAQNLELIARLDVIAERLGRPVLLGPSRKAFIGALLGGVEASGRDAGTVGACVAGLARGARIFRVHEVRAAREALDVADAIFQAGAAWAR